In the Novosphingobium sp. 9 genome, one interval contains:
- a CDS encoding YaiI/YqxD family protein — MIQILIDADACPVKDETYKVAARYKVPVVVVSNSAIRIPREPSISRKVVSDAFDAADDWIAEHTTPNTVVITADILLADRCLKLGAVVIAPNGKPFTTSSIGGAIAVRAIMADLRAGGDSLGGPPPFSQADRSRFLSSLDEALVKLQRQPR, encoded by the coding sequence ATGATACAGATTCTGATCGACGCCGACGCCTGCCCTGTGAAGGACGAGACCTACAAGGTTGCGGCCCGATACAAGGTGCCCGTCGTTGTCGTCAGCAACAGCGCGATCCGCATACCGCGCGAGCCTAGCATATCGCGCAAGGTGGTGAGCGATGCGTTCGACGCCGCGGACGACTGGATCGCCGAGCACACCACGCCCAACACGGTCGTCATCACGGCGGACATCCTGCTGGCAGACCGTTGCCTGAAGCTGGGGGCAGTTGTTATCGCGCCTAACGGCAAGCCGTTCACCACGTCCTCGATCGGCGGCGCCATCGCCGTGCGTGCCATTATGGCCGATCTGCGCGCCGGTGGCGACAGCCTCGGTGGGCCGCCGCCTTTCAGCCAGGCCGACCGCTCGCGATTTCTCTCCAGCCTCGACGAGGCTCTGGTAAAATTGCAACGCCAGCCCAGATAG
- a CDS encoding DsbA family oxidoreductase: MPQHLRIDFVSDVVCPWCVIGLKGLEAALERLGGEVTADIHFQPFELNPNMGPEGQDLREHISQKYGSTPEQSAADRAAIRERAAGVGFTMAIADDSRIYNTFDAHRLLHWAAGQGRQSALKHALFEAYFTQGRSVADHEVLVDAATRAGLDRARAGDILSGDEFAEEVRGEEELWRSRGISSVPAIVIDEKYLVSGGQPVEVFEDALRKIAAEQAAASR; this comes from the coding sequence ATGCCGCAGCACCTCAGGATCGATTTCGTGTCGGATGTGGTCTGTCCCTGGTGCGTCATCGGCCTCAAAGGCCTGGAGGCGGCGCTTGAGCGGCTTGGCGGGGAAGTCACGGCGGACATCCATTTCCAGCCTTTCGAACTCAATCCGAACATGGGACCCGAAGGGCAGGACCTGCGCGAACATATTTCCCAGAAGTATGGCAGTACGCCGGAACAGTCGGCAGCGGACCGGGCGGCGATCCGGGAACGGGCGGCGGGCGTCGGCTTCACGATGGCCATTGCTGACGATAGCCGCATCTACAACACGTTCGATGCCCACCGTCTGCTGCACTGGGCGGCAGGGCAGGGGCGGCAGTCCGCCCTCAAGCATGCGCTGTTCGAGGCCTATTTCACGCAAGGGCGCAGTGTCGCGGATCATGAGGTGCTGGTGGATGCAGCGACGCGGGCAGGCCTCGATCGCGCGCGGGCAGGGGACATTCTTTCCGGCGATGAATTTGCAGAAGAAGTGCGTGGCGAGGAGGAACTGTGGCGCTCACGCGGCATTTCCAGCGTGCCGGCCATCGTCATCGATGAGAAGTATCTGGTTTCGGGCGGCCAGCCCGTCGAGGTGTTCGAGGATGCGTTGAGGAAGATCGCTGCCGAGCAGGCGGCGGCTTCTCGCTAG